The following are from one region of the Nocardioides marmotae genome:
- a CDS encoding UTP--glucose-1-phosphate uridylyltransferase, giving the protein MGSAGLQKAREKMSAAGVDEVAIETFAHYYRLLEHGETGMIPESTIEPVDMESLADVEVPHEVGVEALRTTAVIKLNGGLGTSMGMDRAKSLLCVRRGLSFLDIIARQVLHLRQAYGVTLPLIFMNSFRTSADTMAALARYADLPVEGLPLQFLQNKEPKLLLSDLTPVSWPRDPDLEWCPPGHGDLYTALRGSGLLDRLVEAGYERVLVSNSDNLGAVPDPLVAGWFARSGAPFAIEAVRRTPSDRKGGHFARRRSDGRIVLRETAQTLEEDKQALADLGRHRFCSTNNLWFDLRAMKEALDVREGILGLPMIRNVKNVDPGDKTSPEVVQVETAMGAAIEVFEGSALIEVGRDRFVPVKTTNDLLVLRSDVYDIGQDFVLDQVAPGIPFVDLDPEHYQLVGDFDQRFPEGAPSMREASSLRVNGDWTFGKGVTLVGDVELEGSSNGRIDPGTVLGEPAGADA; this is encoded by the coding sequence ATGGGTAGTGCTGGCCTGCAGAAGGCACGCGAGAAGATGTCCGCCGCGGGGGTGGACGAGGTCGCGATCGAGACCTTCGCCCACTACTACCGCCTCCTCGAGCACGGGGAGACCGGGATGATCCCGGAGTCCACGATCGAGCCGGTGGACATGGAGTCGCTCGCCGACGTCGAGGTGCCCCACGAGGTCGGCGTGGAGGCGCTGCGGACGACCGCCGTCATCAAGCTCAACGGCGGCCTCGGCACCTCGATGGGCATGGACCGCGCGAAGTCGCTGCTGTGCGTGCGCCGCGGGCTCTCCTTCCTCGACATCATCGCCCGGCAGGTCCTGCACCTGCGCCAGGCGTACGGCGTGACGCTGCCGCTGATCTTCATGAACAGCTTCCGCACCTCCGCCGACACCATGGCCGCCCTCGCCCGCTACGCGGACCTCCCCGTCGAGGGGCTGCCGCTGCAGTTCCTGCAGAACAAGGAGCCCAAGCTGCTCCTCTCCGACCTGACGCCGGTGTCCTGGCCGCGGGACCCCGACCTGGAGTGGTGCCCGCCGGGCCACGGCGACCTCTACACCGCGCTGCGCGGCTCCGGGCTGCTCGACCGGCTCGTCGAGGCCGGCTACGAGCGGGTCCTCGTCTCCAACTCCGACAACCTCGGCGCCGTCCCCGACCCGTTGGTGGCGGGCTGGTTCGCGCGCTCGGGCGCGCCGTTCGCGATCGAGGCCGTGCGGCGCACGCCCTCGGACCGCAAGGGCGGGCACTTCGCGCGGCGCAGGTCCGACGGCCGGATCGTGCTGCGCGAGACCGCCCAGACCCTCGAGGAGGACAAGCAGGCGCTCGCCGACCTCGGCCGGCACCGCTTCTGCTCGACCAACAACCTCTGGTTCGACCTGCGGGCGATGAAGGAGGCCCTCGACGTCCGCGAGGGCATCCTCGGGCTGCCGATGATCCGCAACGTCAAGAACGTCGACCCCGGCGACAAGACCTCCCCGGAGGTCGTCCAGGTCGAGACCGCGATGGGCGCCGCGATCGAGGTCTTCGAGGGCTCGGCCCTCATCGAGGTCGGCCGCGACCGGTTCGTGCCGGTCAAGACCACGAACGACCTGCTCGTGCTGCGCTCGGACGTCTACGACATCGGGCAGGATTTCGTGCTCGACCAGGTCGCCCCCGGCATCCCCTTCGTCGACCTCGACCCCGAGCACTACCAGCTCGTCGGCGACTTCGACCAGCGCTTCCCCGAGGGCGCGCCGTCCATGCGCGAGGCGTCCTCGCTGCGGGTCAACGGCGACTGGACCTTCGGCAAGGGCGTCACGCTGGTCGGCGACGTCGAGCTCGAGGGCTCCTCCAACGGCCGGATCGACCCCGGCACCGTCCTCGGGGAGCCGGCCGGTGCGGATGCCTGA
- a CDS encoding MscL family protein: MLSGFKNFLLRGNLVDLAVAVIIGTAFGAVVATFTNWLTAQLPESASEYFTNEPNTFGAFLNAVISFVILAAVVYFFVVMPYTKAKERYFPSAPAGTPEDIKLLQEIRDLIAAQRPQA, from the coding sequence ATGCTCAGCGGCTTCAAGAACTTCCTGCTCCGCGGCAACCTCGTCGACCTCGCGGTCGCGGTCATCATCGGCACGGCGTTCGGTGCGGTCGTCGCGACGTTCACCAACTGGCTGACCGCGCAGCTGCCGGAGTCGGCCAGCGAGTACTTCACCAACGAGCCGAACACCTTCGGCGCCTTCCTCAACGCCGTGATCTCGTTCGTGATCCTGGCCGCGGTCGTCTACTTCTTCGTCGTCATGCCCTACACGAAGGCGAAGGAGCGCTACTTCCCCAGTGCCCCTGCGGGCACGCCGGAGGACATCAAGCTGCTCCAGGAGATCCGCGACCTGATCGCCGCCCAGCGCCCGCAGGCCTGA
- a CDS encoding SAF domain-containing protein, with protein MRLPDRLTRPARAVRRAVLARRRPLAAVLAAAAVAFGLQATAAPPPRTVPVTVAARDLPAGTVVGPGDLTTAAWAPGTAPAERPDPVGRVLAAAVRRGEPVTDVRLVGPRLTEGRPGLTAVPVRLPDAGMAALLEVGDEIDLLAADPRAGGAAVVAAGVPVLALPLDEEPGVGGNGLTGRLVVVGAAPTEVSALADAATRAFLTYAWSG; from the coding sequence ATGCGCCTGCCCGACCGCCTGACCCGCCCCGCCCGAGCGGTACGCCGTGCCGTGCTGGCCCGGCGTCGCCCGCTCGCCGCGGTGCTCGCCGCGGCGGCCGTCGCCTTCGGGCTCCAGGCGACCGCCGCGCCACCGCCCCGCACGGTCCCGGTCACCGTGGCCGCGCGCGACCTGCCGGCCGGCACCGTCGTCGGGCCCGGCGACCTCACGACCGCGGCCTGGGCGCCGGGGACCGCGCCGGCCGAGCGGCCCGACCCCGTCGGGCGGGTGCTCGCGGCGGCGGTCCGCCGGGGCGAGCCGGTCACCGACGTCAGGCTCGTCGGGCCGCGGCTGACCGAGGGCCGCCCGGGGCTGACCGCGGTGCCGGTCCGGCTCCCCGACGCCGGCATGGCCGCGCTGCTCGAGGTCGGCGACGAGATCGACCTGCTGGCGGCCGATCCCCGCGCGGGCGGCGCGGCCGTGGTCGCCGCCGGCGTACCCGTCCTCGCCCTGCCTCTCGACGAGGAACCCGGCGTCGGGGGCAACGGCCTGACCGGCCGGTTGGTCGTCGTCGGCGCGGCGCCCACGGAGGTGTCGGCGCTCGCGGACGCGGCCACCCGGGCTTTCCTCACCTACGCCTGGAGCGGTTAG
- the sepX gene encoding divisome protein SepX/GlpR: MDLSALIFVALAVAWAVYLIPKALKHHDDVQRSRSVDRFSDTMRVLARREPVDSRGARLVVTPGRPASAAVVVTKPSVAAPAGSPSVRRAAAAQAARRRRRVLGGVLALNAVVVTLAATSVASWWWVLAPVALLVAWLVACRLMVRQERGLGRAGRPAARVPVADDPEQGQDGPAVVADAEAVDEAVDEAVDESLADDTQGFEAVRVEDQPHVEPAAIDPSLWEPVPVTLPTYVTKPAAPRRTVRTIDLDATGVWTSGRTDADAALAREADEAARVAKQASAAGASEEDHRAVGS, encoded by the coding sequence GTGGACCTGAGCGCACTCATCTTCGTCGCCCTGGCGGTGGCCTGGGCCGTCTACCTGATCCCCAAGGCGCTCAAGCACCACGACGACGTCCAGCGGAGCCGGTCGGTCGACAGGTTCTCCGACACCATGCGCGTGCTGGCCCGGCGCGAGCCGGTCGACAGCCGCGGAGCCCGACTGGTGGTGACGCCGGGCCGCCCGGCGAGCGCCGCGGTCGTGGTCACCAAGCCGTCGGTCGCGGCGCCCGCGGGGTCGCCGAGCGTACGTCGCGCGGCCGCCGCGCAGGCCGCGCGCCGGCGTCGCCGCGTGCTCGGCGGCGTGCTGGCGCTCAACGCCGTCGTCGTCACCCTCGCCGCCACCTCGGTGGCCTCGTGGTGGTGGGTCCTCGCGCCGGTCGCCCTGCTCGTCGCGTGGCTGGTCGCCTGCCGGCTCATGGTCCGCCAGGAGCGCGGCCTCGGCCGGGCCGGCCGCCCCGCCGCCCGCGTCCCCGTGGCCGACGACCCGGAGCAGGGCCAGGACGGGCCGGCCGTGGTCGCCGACGCCGAGGCGGTCGACGAGGCGGTCGACGAGGCGGTCGACGAGTCGCTCGCCGACGACACCCAGGGGTTCGAGGCGGTCCGCGTCGAGGACCAGCCCCACGTCGAGCCCGCGGCGATCGACCCCTCGCTGTGGGAGCCGGTGCCGGTGACCCTGCCGACGTACGTCACCAAGCCGGCCGCTCCCCGCCGCACCGTCCGCACCATCGACCTCGACGCCACCGGCGTGTGGACCTCGGGCCGCACGGACGCCGACGCGGCGCTCGCACGCGAGGCCGACGAGGCCGCCCGCGTCGCCAAGCAGGCCTCCGCGGCCGGCGCCTCGGAGGAGGACCACCGGGCCGTCGGGTCCTGA
- the moaC gene encoding cyclic pyranopterin monophosphate synthase MoaC, translated as MGTPSGPEQPRLTHVDEAGAARMVDVSAKDVTARTASATGRVLVSAAVVDLLRGAGVPKGDTLAVARLAGIMGAKQTSALIPLCHPLALSGVVVDLVVTDTSVDITATVRTTDRTGVEMEALTAVSVAALTVVDMVKAVDKAAVITDVRVETKTGGKSGDWARP; from the coding sequence ATGGGCACGCCCTCCGGGCCCGAGCAGCCCCGGCTCACCCACGTCGACGAGGCCGGCGCCGCCCGGATGGTCGACGTGTCGGCCAAGGACGTCACCGCCCGCACCGCCAGCGCGACGGGCCGGGTGCTGGTCTCCGCGGCCGTCGTCGACCTGCTCCGCGGCGCGGGCGTGCCCAAGGGCGACACCCTCGCGGTGGCCCGGCTCGCCGGGATCATGGGCGCCAAGCAGACCTCGGCGCTCATCCCGCTGTGCCACCCGCTCGCGCTCTCCGGGGTGGTCGTCGACCTCGTCGTCACCGACACCTCGGTCGACATCACCGCGACCGTGCGCACCACCGACCGCACCGGCGTGGAGATGGAGGCTCTCACCGCCGTCTCGGTCGCCGCGCTGACCGTCGTCGACATGGTCAAGGCGGTCGACAAGGCCGCGGTGATCACCGACGTCCGGGTCGAGACCAAGACCGGCGGGAAGTCCGGCGACTGGGCGCGCCCGTGA
- a CDS encoding penicillin acylase family protein, producing the protein MPDQDQQPPRRRPLAAVRSWPRWARISTYVACGLALALVVGVVTVSVLVRRPLPQTTGTAELPGLDAAVEVVRDEHGVPQVYADSLTDLVMAQGYVHAQERFFEMDVRRHATAGRLAEMFGESALDSDKAVRTMGWRRVAERELAIVAPRTRQVLEAYADGVNAYLADRSPSELAVEYTVLNASGLGYRPEDWSPVDSLAWLKAMAWDLRGNMGEEVDRALTAAAVGRQRAEELWPAYPFEEHAPIVGQGAVVDGVFQARAETGGTRLPQRPGWTAALRSVRAALDAVPSWLGRGDGIGSNSWVVDGEHSETGEPLLANDPHLGASMPGVWMQMGLHCRTVSEACPLEVAGFTFSGVPGVVIGHNADIAWGFTNLGPDVTDLYLERVVGDGYRYDGEVLPLRVRTETIEVRGADPVTIEVRATRHGPLLSDVDEDIAAAGDGQAVALAWTALEPSATADAILAMNAASDWDSFREAAASFAVPAQNLVYADRAGHIGYQAPGVVPVRKSGNDGRWPAEGWRAEDDWTGETVPFDGLPSVLDPDEGFVVTANQAVIGPDYPYALTQDWDRGYRSQRIRDLLAAEIEADGGLSVEEMLEVQRDDRNPMAATLVPYLLDIDLPRGYASDGQRLLAGWDGSQPADSAAAAYYNVVWRTLLEHTFHDELPEEVRPDGGQRWFAVVSRLLGAPEDRWWDDVTTDGVVEDRDDVLRRALLEARDELTRLQSLHPEDWSWGGLHSLELRSPTLGESGIGPVEALVNRGDWELGGGSSIVDATGWDAAEGYAVTSVPSMRMVVSLADLDASRWINLTGVSGHPASGHYTDQTDLWARGETIAWPFSPAAVEDAAADVLRLEPARTE; encoded by the coding sequence ATGCCCGACCAGGACCAGCAGCCCCCGCGCCGCCGCCCGCTGGCAGCGGTGCGGTCCTGGCCGCGCTGGGCGCGGATCTCCACGTACGTCGCGTGCGGGCTCGCCCTCGCGCTGGTCGTCGGGGTCGTCACGGTCTCGGTGCTCGTGCGCCGCCCGCTGCCGCAGACGACCGGCACCGCCGAGCTGCCCGGCCTCGACGCCGCGGTGGAGGTGGTCCGCGACGAGCACGGGGTGCCGCAGGTCTACGCCGACAGCCTCACCGACCTGGTGATGGCCCAGGGCTACGTGCACGCCCAGGAGCGGTTCTTCGAGATGGACGTGCGGCGGCACGCGACCGCCGGCCGGCTCGCGGAGATGTTCGGTGAGTCGGCGCTGGACAGCGACAAGGCGGTGCGCACGATGGGCTGGCGCCGGGTCGCCGAGCGGGAGCTGGCGATCGTCGCGCCGCGGACCCGCCAGGTGCTCGAGGCGTACGCCGACGGGGTCAACGCCTACCTGGCCGACCGGTCGCCCTCCGAGCTCGCGGTGGAGTACACCGTCCTCAACGCCTCCGGCCTCGGCTACCGCCCCGAGGACTGGTCGCCGGTCGACTCGCTGGCCTGGCTCAAGGCGATGGCGTGGGACCTGCGCGGCAACATGGGCGAGGAGGTCGACCGCGCGCTGACCGCCGCCGCGGTCGGGCGGCAGCGCGCGGAGGAGCTGTGGCCGGCGTACCCCTTCGAGGAGCACGCGCCGATCGTCGGGCAGGGCGCGGTGGTCGACGGGGTCTTCCAGGCCCGCGCGGAGACCGGCGGCACCCGGCTGCCGCAGCGCCCCGGCTGGACGGCCGCCCTGCGGAGCGTGCGCGCCGCGCTCGACGCGGTGCCCTCGTGGCTGGGCCGGGGCGACGGGATCGGCTCCAACAGCTGGGTGGTCGACGGGGAGCACTCCGAGACCGGCGAGCCGCTGCTGGCCAACGACCCCCACCTCGGCGCGTCGATGCCCGGGGTGTGGATGCAGATGGGCCTGCACTGCCGGACGGTCTCCGAGGCGTGCCCGCTCGAGGTCGCCGGGTTCACCTTCTCCGGCGTGCCGGGCGTGGTGATCGGCCACAACGCCGACATCGCCTGGGGGTTCACCAACCTCGGCCCCGACGTCACCGACCTCTACCTCGAGCGGGTGGTCGGCGACGGCTACCGCTACGACGGCGAGGTGCTGCCGCTGCGCGTCCGCACCGAGACGATCGAGGTGCGCGGCGCGGACCCGGTGACCATCGAGGTCCGCGCCACCCGGCACGGCCCGCTGCTCTCCGACGTCGACGAGGACATCGCCGCCGCCGGCGACGGGCAGGCCGTCGCGCTGGCGTGGACCGCGCTGGAGCCCAGCGCGACCGCCGACGCGATCCTGGCGATGAACGCGGCGAGCGACTGGGACTCCTTCCGCGAGGCGGCGGCCTCGTTCGCCGTCCCCGCGCAGAACCTCGTGTACGCCGACCGGGCCGGCCACATCGGCTACCAGGCGCCCGGCGTGGTGCCGGTGCGCAAGTCCGGCAACGACGGGCGGTGGCCGGCCGAGGGCTGGCGGGCCGAGGACGACTGGACAGGGGAGACGGTGCCCTTCGACGGGCTGCCGAGCGTGCTCGACCCCGACGAGGGCTTCGTGGTGACCGCCAACCAGGCGGTCATCGGGCCCGACTACCCCTACGCGCTGACCCAGGACTGGGACCGCGGCTACCGCTCCCAGCGCATCCGCGACCTGCTCGCTGCCGAGATCGAGGCGGACGGCGGGCTCTCGGTCGAGGAGATGCTCGAGGTGCAGCGCGACGACCGCAACCCGATGGCCGCCACGCTCGTGCCCTACCTCCTCGACATCGACCTGCCGCGCGGCTACGCCTCCGACGGGCAGCGGCTGCTGGCCGGCTGGGACGGCTCGCAGCCCGCGGACAGCGCGGCGGCGGCGTACTACAACGTCGTGTGGCGCACCCTGCTCGAGCACACCTTCCACGACGAGCTGCCCGAGGAGGTGCGGCCCGACGGCGGCCAGCGGTGGTTCGCCGTCGTCTCCCGGCTGCTCGGGGCGCCGGAGGACCGCTGGTGGGACGACGTCACCACCGACGGCGTCGTGGAGGACCGCGACGACGTGCTGCGCCGGGCGCTGCTCGAGGCGCGCGACGAGCTGACCCGGCTCCAGTCGCTGCACCCCGAGGACTGGTCCTGGGGCGGGCTGCACTCCCTGGAGCTGCGCTCGCCGACGCTGGGGGAGTCCGGCATCGGCCCGGTCGAGGCGCTGGTCAACCGCGGCGACTGGGAGCTCGGCGGCGGCTCGTCGATCGTGGACGCGACCGGCTGGGACGCCGCGGAGGGGTACGCCGTCACCTCGGTGCCCTCGATGCGGATGGTCGTCTCGCTGGCCGACCTCGACGCATCGCGCTGGATCAACCTGACCGGCGTCTCGGGGCACCCCGCGAGCGGCCACTACACCGACCAGACCGACCTGTGGGCCCGCGGCGAGACGATCGCGTGGCCGTTCAGCCCCGCGGCGGTCGAGGACGCCGCGGCGGACGTGCTCAGGCTGGAGCCGGCCCGAACCGAGTGA
- a CDS encoding 5-formyltetrahydrofolate cyclo-ligase gives MSDRQLPAKTALRDQLLAARRRRPLLEVGEAARATAEHLLHAPEVRRAATVAAYVSTGAEPGTSSLLAGLTAAGKRVVLPRLLPDGDLDWGTWRGETALAPARMGLLEPVDSLGVDAVATADVVLVPGLAVSADGMRLGRGGGSYDRALARVPAGTWTCVLLHEEEVGIEVPAEPHDRRVRAAATAAGITRFGPAPA, from the coding sequence GTGAGCGACCGGCAACTTCCCGCGAAGACCGCTCTGCGCGACCAGCTCCTGGCGGCCCGTCGGCGGCGTCCCCTGCTCGAGGTCGGGGAGGCCGCGCGGGCCACCGCCGAGCACCTCCTGCACGCCCCGGAGGTACGCCGCGCGGCCACCGTGGCGGCGTACGTCTCGACCGGTGCGGAGCCCGGCACGTCGAGCCTGCTGGCGGGCCTGACGGCGGCCGGCAAGCGCGTCGTGCTGCCGCGGCTGCTCCCGGACGGCGACCTCGACTGGGGCACGTGGCGCGGCGAGACGGCCCTGGCCCCGGCCCGGATGGGCCTGCTGGAGCCGGTCGACTCGCTCGGGGTGGACGCGGTCGCGACGGCCGACGTGGTGCTGGTGCCGGGCCTCGCGGTCTCCGCCGACGGGATGCGGCTGGGCCGCGGCGGCGGGTCCTACGACCGGGCGCTGGCCCGGGTGCCGGCGGGCACGTGGACGTGCGTGCTGCTCCACGAGGAGGAGGTCGGGATCGAGGTGCCCGCCGAGCCGCACGACCGGCGGGTGCGGGCCGCGGCGACCGCCGCGGGGATCACTCGGTTCGGGCCGGCTCCAGCCTGA
- a CDS encoding GNAT family N-acetyltransferase: MSRGWPVRLHSKGVTLRPLSYADAGPWRSARSRNAAWLVPWDATVPPGGDARPTSYRSLVRRLHQQARRGTTYAFAIEVDDRFAGQLTVNNVVRGSALFASIGYWLDRDFAGRGVMPRAVALAVDHCFTTIGLHRIEIAIRPENSNSLRVVEKLGIEEVGYAPRYLHIDGAWRDHRLYAITAEECPGGLLARLDGGGGPEL, encoded by the coding sequence GTGAGCCGCGGCTGGCCGGTGCGGCTGCACTCGAAGGGCGTGACCCTCCGACCGCTGTCCTACGCCGACGCCGGCCCCTGGCGCTCGGCCCGCAGCCGCAACGCCGCGTGGTTGGTCCCGTGGGACGCGACCGTCCCGCCGGGCGGCGACGCCCGCCCGACGTCGTACCGCTCGCTCGTGCGGCGGCTGCACCAGCAGGCCCGCCGCGGCACGACCTACGCCTTCGCCATCGAGGTCGACGACCGCTTCGCCGGCCAGCTCACCGTCAACAACGTCGTCCGCGGCTCGGCGCTGTTCGCCTCGATCGGCTACTGGCTCGATCGCGACTTCGCCGGCCGCGGGGTGATGCCGCGGGCCGTCGCCCTCGCCGTCGACCACTGCTTCACCACGATCGGGCTGCACCGGATCGAGATCGCGATCCGGCCGGAGAACTCCAACTCGCTGCGCGTCGTGGAGAAGCTCGGCATCGAGGAGGTCGGCTACGCCCCGCGCTACCTCCACATCGACGGCGCCTGGCGCGACCACCGCCTCTACGCCATCACCGCCGAGGAGTGCCCCGGCGGGCTGCTGGCCCGGCTCGACGGCGGGGGCGGCCCGGAGCTGTAA
- a CDS encoding MogA/MoaB family molybdenum cofactor biosynthesis protein, translating to MSGPSGLPAAVVVASNRAAAGVYDDTTGPLIVSWLTRLGFAVGEPAVVPDGEAVGRAIRAAVDAGARVVLTTGGTGLTPTDRTPEATRPLLDREVPGIAEAIRAHGVAKGVPTASLSRGLAGVVGTCLVVNLPGSRGGVKDGLAVLEPLVVHAVEQVVGSDHDRPGGSAQA from the coding sequence GTGAGCGGCCCCTCGGGGTTGCCGGCCGCGGTCGTCGTGGCCTCCAACCGCGCGGCCGCGGGGGTGTACGACGACACGACCGGTCCGCTCATCGTCTCCTGGCTCACCCGGCTGGGCTTCGCGGTCGGCGAGCCCGCCGTCGTACCGGACGGTGAGGCGGTGGGGCGGGCGATCCGTGCTGCGGTCGACGCCGGCGCCCGGGTCGTGCTGACCACCGGCGGCACGGGCCTCACCCCGACCGACCGCACGCCCGAGGCCACCCGCCCGCTGCTCGACCGCGAGGTGCCGGGCATCGCCGAGGCGATCCGCGCCCACGGGGTCGCGAAGGGCGTGCCGACCGCGTCGCTGTCGCGTGGGCTGGCCGGGGTGGTGGGTACCTGCCTGGTCGTGAACCTCCCCGGCTCCCGCGGCGGCGTCAAGGACGGCCTCGCCGTGCTCGAGCCGCTGGTCGTCCACGCGGTCGAGCAGGTCGTCGGCAGCGACCACGACCGGCCCGGCGGGAGCGCGCAGGCGTGA
- the glp gene encoding molybdotransferase-like divisome protein Glp, which produces MPDPALRSVEEHLEQVLAAIEPLPAHPQPLMEALGLAAAEDVVAGVQLPGFDNSAMDGYAVRRADVVSATPESPVHLPVVGEIGAGQSTGLLALAPGTAAKIMTGAPVPSGADCVVPYEWTDRGVAQVRIERAPEVGQHVRLAGEDVTVGDLLVEAGTVLGPRHLGLLAAVGRAGVVSRPRPRVVVLSTGSELRDPGQPLGTDSIYDGNSFLLAASARRAGAIAYRVGIVPDEPRAFLDALEDQLVRADVVVTSGGVSQGDFDVVKEALRPHGVWFGPVAMQPGKPQGFGFVGEDRVPIFTLPGNPVSSYISFETFVLPALRKMMGLHPYSRPQVPARLTHAVTSPPGRRQFLRGALDTSGSGLHVAPVGGPGSHLVGDLAASDCLIVVPEDVTALAAGDTVAVVRLDEEI; this is translated from the coding sequence ATGCCTGACCCGGCGCTGCGCTCGGTCGAGGAGCACCTCGAGCAGGTGCTCGCGGCCATCGAGCCGCTCCCGGCCCACCCGCAGCCGCTCATGGAGGCGCTCGGGCTCGCCGCCGCCGAGGACGTCGTGGCCGGGGTGCAGCTGCCCGGCTTCGACAACTCCGCGATGGACGGGTACGCCGTCCGGCGGGCCGACGTCGTCTCCGCGACCCCCGAGTCGCCGGTCCACCTGCCGGTCGTGGGGGAGATCGGCGCCGGGCAGTCCACCGGGCTGCTGGCGCTCGCCCCCGGGACCGCCGCGAAGATCATGACCGGCGCGCCGGTGCCCTCCGGGGCCGACTGCGTGGTGCCGTACGAGTGGACCGACCGCGGGGTGGCCCAGGTGCGCATCGAGCGGGCGCCCGAGGTCGGGCAGCACGTCCGGCTCGCCGGCGAGGACGTCACGGTCGGCGACCTGCTCGTCGAGGCCGGGACCGTGCTCGGCCCGCGGCACCTCGGCCTGCTCGCCGCGGTCGGCCGGGCCGGCGTGGTCTCCCGCCCGCGCCCGCGCGTGGTGGTGCTCTCCACCGGCTCGGAGCTGCGCGACCCGGGCCAGCCGCTCGGCACCGACTCGATCTACGACGGCAACTCCTTCCTGCTGGCCGCCTCCGCCCGGCGCGCCGGCGCGATCGCCTACCGGGTCGGGATCGTCCCCGACGAGCCGCGCGCCTTCCTCGACGCGCTCGAGGACCAGCTGGTGCGCGCCGACGTCGTCGTCACCTCCGGCGGGGTCTCCCAGGGCGACTTCGACGTGGTCAAGGAGGCGCTGCGCCCGCACGGGGTGTGGTTCGGGCCGGTCGCGATGCAGCCGGGCAAGCCGCAGGGCTTCGGCTTCGTCGGCGAGGACCGGGTGCCGATCTTCACCCTGCCCGGCAACCCCGTCTCCTCCTACATCTCCTTCGAGACCTTCGTGCTGCCCGCGCTGCGCAAGATGATGGGGCTCCACCCCTACAGCCGGCCGCAGGTCCCCGCCCGGCTGACCCACGCGGTGACCTCGCCGCCGGGGCGCCGGCAGTTCCTGCGCGGCGCGCTCGACACCTCCGGCAGCGGGCTGCACGTCGCCCCCGTCGGCGGGCCCGGCTCGCACCTGGTGGGCGACCTGGCCGCGTCGGACTGCCTGATCGTCGTGCCCGAGGACGTCACCGCCCTGGCCGCCGGCGACACCGTCGCGGTGGTCCGGCTCGACGAGGAGATCTGA